The following proteins are encoded in a genomic region of Aquella oligotrophica:
- a CDS encoding Mur ligase family protein, giving the protein MFQKDAQAIRVLAGANVFFKDVGAIMEIVTRDEQKAAFVTAYETELRKVLDALGWDDVPIYKRVYSKGFIFAIPTEYDYTYAGCKILGITLDMVTAVFDGLEIPDFNEEVSYLEYVLSRERYITVRNIYQEARERSLNVFIDEGTISIGSGKGAFIAKLDDIGFGDVPWDKIYEVPSVMVTGTNGKTTTVRLTSFINKHAGKVVGYCSTDWVMVDGQIVSEGDLSGPRGNQTVLTDPRVEVAVLEVARGGLIKRGIVTSSVNGAAVMNVGADHLGVNGIDTVEDLAEAKFLVHDGVKPGGHSIINLDDSLTHQFMLKIDNLKAYVSQKLPEAEILSYLKDGDYACYVDNDAFYVHRDGQKHFIANINDVDLTYKGLAKHNIENVLVAICLSLELGRTYQEIHDGLVAFVNDENNQGRFNFFEINNSRFIVDYGHNHAAVATIFKFARQIAGPETKLTALLGFSGDRKFMIKDIAKSVIEHKIDNIIIKQFHNYARGAERGELAEMLKKSLIKNGFDENNIIATVDTEIEAAEIALAKSNEDQIFIMLCQEDIPGVIAKLKSVNVAS; this is encoded by the coding sequence ATGTTTCAAAAAGATGCACAAGCGATTCGGGTGCTAGCTGGTGCAAATGTGTTCTTCAAAGATGTGGGGGCGATCATGGAGATCGTTACCCGCGATGAGCAGAAGGCTGCATTTGTTACTGCATACGAAACTGAGTTGCGTAAAGTTCTTGATGCTTTGGGTTGGGACGATGTCCCAATCTATAAGCGTGTGTACAGTAAAGGATTTATCTTTGCAATCCCTACTGAATATGATTATACTTATGCTGGATGTAAAATATTAGGCATAACGTTGGATATGGTGACAGCCGTATTTGATGGTCTTGAAATACCTGATTTTAATGAAGAAGTTAGTTATTTAGAGTATGTCTTATCTCGCGAACGCTATATTACTGTGCGGAATATCTATCAAGAGGCAAGAGAACGTTCTTTAAATGTCTTTATTGACGAGGGAACTATCAGTATTGGTAGCGGCAAGGGCGCGTTTATTGCTAAGCTTGATGATATTGGTTTTGGTGATGTGCCGTGGGATAAAATCTATGAAGTGCCTAGTGTCATGGTAACTGGTACTAATGGCAAAACCACTACTGTCCGTTTAACCAGTTTTATAAATAAGCATGCTGGTAAAGTTGTTGGTTATTGTTCAACTGACTGGGTGATGGTAGATGGTCAAATCGTTAGTGAGGGGGATCTTTCTGGCCCACGAGGTAACCAGACTGTTCTTACTGATCCAAGGGTAGAAGTTGCGGTGCTTGAGGTTGCCCGTGGGGGACTCATTAAGCGTGGGATTGTTACCTCAAGCGTTAATGGTGCTGCAGTAATGAATGTTGGCGCTGATCATCTTGGTGTGAATGGAATTGATACGGTCGAAGATTTAGCTGAAGCTAAGTTTTTGGTTCATGATGGTGTAAAACCAGGTGGACATAGTATTATTAATTTGGATGATTCCCTGACCCATCAGTTTATGCTGAAGATAGATAATCTTAAAGCTTATGTTAGCCAAAAACTACCCGAAGCTGAGATTCTTTCTTATCTAAAAGATGGCGATTATGCGTGTTATGTTGATAATGATGCTTTTTATGTGCATCGTGATGGACAAAAACATTTTATTGCTAATATCAATGATGTTGATTTAACCTACAAAGGTTTGGCAAAGCATAATATTGAAAATGTATTAGTTGCGATTTGTCTAAGTCTTGAGCTTGGGCGTACCTATCAGGAAATTCATGATGGTTTAGTGGCTTTTGTTAATGATGAAAATAATCAAGGGCGGTTTAATTTCTTTGAAATTAATAATAGCCGTTTTATTGTTGATTATGGTCATAATCATGCTGCGGTGGCAACTATTTTCAAGTTCGCAAGACAGATTGCTGGCCCTGAAACAAAGTTGACCGCATTGCTTGGCTTCTCTGGTGATCGTAAATTTATGATTAAAGACATTGCAAAGAGTGTAATTGAGCATAAAATTGACAATATCATCATCAAACAGTTCCATAATTATGCTCGTGGAGCAGAACGTGGTGAACTTGCAGAGATGCTTAAAAAAAGTTTGATCAAGAATGGTTTTGATGAGAATAACATTATTGCTACAGTTGATACTGAGATTGAAGCTGCAGAAATTGCACTCGCTAAAAGTAATGAAGATCAAATTTTTATTATGTTGTGTCAGGAAGATATCCCCGGAGTTATTGCCAAATTGAAGAGTGTTAATGTTGCATCTTAG